The following proteins are co-located in the Oncorhynchus gorbuscha isolate QuinsamMale2020 ecotype Even-year linkage group LG22, OgorEven_v1.0, whole genome shotgun sequence genome:
- the LOC124009150 gene encoding uncharacterized protein LOC124009150: MSKHVKPLIPNGLITILSGFSRAYLRKRPTDLGLFAMYYCMELRKYRDEIQTCSPNKLVKEFHKHRAKRLCDNAYEEELLKYGYKVTSKEDVTFNALEITSQDLQILGSSERQINRRYSTTTSPCGEQVNSITAPSAMDQQVNQTLGAAAMELGALVGNIVPTTSSSPFQPTNNNANTQHVAQSSSQAVAGLGSTENKTGEVASQVKPGSAEILASSRCEHSISGQACIPQHYTPTSQEGGYACAMPTEIPCYPRFPQNYPTYPPPPPYLSGFHPYYLDLMSGQYVQPSCKCQRYGRVVYRPPGQPVLPQCHHAAPLPVPQCTHQHLSPSASCIQVAPTMGPSCPYGVQSPFSRCIPVPVLSNHFGSLYYRPKQRPRMATGVPGCRSECLPTSRRLNCTSCNVSDSSSYGPEPATQASYHGGHRGQCGGDVIHGPVPAGALRSLYAPVPCPIGLQRRDAPAQRPCSAPTRRVVPLTTQNQNSPFPSS; the protein is encoded by the exons ATGTCCAAACACGTCAAACCTCTCATCCCAAACGGCCTGATAACCATTCTGTCAGGCTTCAGTCGAGCATACCTAAGGAAGAGGCCAACTGACCTAGGACTATTTGCCATGTACTATTGTATGGAACTGCGGAAATACAGAGATG AAATACAGACCTGTTCACCAAACAAGCTGGTGAAAGAATTTCATAAACATAGAG ccaAGAGACTCTGTGACAATGCCTATGAAGAGGAACTGTTGAAGTATGGATACAAAGTGACCTCCAAGGAGGATGTGACTTTTAATGCCCTGGAGATCACCTCTCAGGACCTGCAAATACTAGGCAGTAGTGAGAGACAGATCAACAGACGGTACTCAACCACCACTAGCCCATGTGGAGAACAAGTGAACAGTATTACAGCTCCATCCGCCATGGACCAGCAGGTGAACCAAACCCTGGGGGCTGCAGCCATGGAGCTAGGTGCACTGGTTGGCAACATTGTCCCCACAACATCATCAAGCCCTTTTCAACCAACCAACAATAACGCCAATACCCAACATGTGGCACAGTCATCTTCCCAGGCAGTAGCAGGTCTGGGATCCACTGAGAACAAGACTGGTGAAG TTGCTTCACAAGTTAAACCTGGCTCAGCAGAGATATTGGCCAGCAGCAGGTGCGAGCACAGTATTTCTGGACAGGCCTGTATTCCCCAGCATTACACACCCACCAGCCAGGAGGGGGGGTATGCCTGTGCCATGCCCACAGAGATACCCTGCTACCCCAGATTTCCCCAGAATTACCCGACATACCCTCCACCACCACCCTACCTCTCAGGCTTTCATCCTTATTATTTGGACCTCATGTCTGGCCAATATGTCCAGCCGTCCTGCAAATGCCAGCGATATGGCAGAGTGGTATATCGTCCCCCTGGTCAGCCAGTGCTGCCCCAGTGCCACCATGCCGCACCACTGCCAGTGCCGCAGTGCACTCACCAGCACCTCAGCCCTTCTGCAAGCTGCATTCAAGTGGCTCCAACCATGGGGCCCTCCTGCCCCTATGGAGTGCAGAGCCCTTTCTCACGGTGCATCCCTGTGCCTGTCCTCTCCAACCACTTTGGCTCCCTTTACTACAGGCCCAAGCAGAGACCCAGGATGGCCACAGGTGTGCCTGGCTGCAGGAGCGAGTGCCTACCCACATCCAGACGTCTCAACTGCACTTCCTGCAACGTGAGTGACAGCTCTAGCTATGGGCCAGAGCCCGCCACCCAGGCCTCCTATCATGGTGGACATCGAGGACAGTGTGGGGGTGACGTCATCCATGGACCAGTCCCTGCCGGTGCACTAAGGTCCCTGTATGCCCCTGTGCCGTGCCCCATTGGACTGCAGAGAAGGGATGCCCCGGCTCAGCGACCATGCAGCGCCCCGACTAGGAGGGTTGTTCCATTGACCACGCAGAACCAGAATAGCCCGTTCCCATCCTCATAA